TGTGCAGTGAATTGGCTGAGAACACAGGGAAATGTGCAGTGAATTTCTGATACACGGGAAATGTGCAAGTAAATTGCTGATGACAGAGGGAAAAAGTGCTGAATTGCTGATGACCCCGGGAAATGTGCAGTTAATTGCTGATGACAGAGGAAAATGTGCGTGAATTGTGATGACACAGGGAAATGTGCAGATAAATTGCGGATGAACATGGGGGAATGTGGCATGATTTCTGATGATCAAGGTAAATGTGCATGAATGTTTGATGACACAGGGAAATGTGCAGTAAATTGCTGATTTCATTCATTAGATACCAAAACCTCTTCACTTATTTCCTAACGAATCTATTAATAAGGGatattgtttaatattataaatatatatgtatcctAAAATTAACTGACAGACAAATAACCAATCACTGACATTTAACTGTATACATTAAGTGTACCACATTTCAGGTTTAAATATTATCatgtttttttgtaattattaaatatatactcATTAACAAGAACATTCTGTCGAGCCTCTATATTGATTAAGTCAAAAACACCGAAGTAACAGAGGAATGTGTAGCAGAAAAAAAGCATTAACAACACCGAAAGAAATCACATCCCTATCTCCCTTAAATATATTCCtcttttaaacttttaaacaaatgtagacaaaaaataaaattcaaatcaatGAATATTTACGTACCAAAAGACTCTATAATACTCTGATTCaaaatgtatactatatatttacaaatttaatacacataatacaaatAATTTTCCTCACTGAAATATTCTTCCCATGAGCGGATGCTATATCGTTCACAAAATTCTCGTATATCATTTGCAACATTCTTCAGAAGGAAAATCtaactaaaataaatatatttagtCCTGAAAGAATaaaacaattcatttaaatgcaaattattACACGTACTCGTAACCATTCCATTTGGAACATTTTAAGAATTTGGAGACAGAAATGAGATGATAGTCTCTCGCAATATATCCGTCATTTAGGTTctgtttcaaattttaatttataaccCGTAGTCTTTAATTTCCAATTTCCCTCTACCAAAAAGCTCACTTTATTCTCTGTTAACTTCTTGGAGTGTGTTCTTCAGTGTTTCACCAACCTGAACTTCAGATAAATCCAGAACACGTTTAATGTGGATATATATactctttttttaaataatagaTGACAGTGGATGAGTGATGCTATAGCAGTGTACATTCTGTATATGTGGTTTATCCATAAGTTAAAGACATGAAGTTAACTTTTCAGAAGTATCTTATCTTTCCAGAATAACGAGAAAAAAATCATCTGCAGTATTTACTAACCTAAGTTTAAATGTATGACCTTGAATTAGTTTTGTTGGTGACATATATTTTGGCATCATTGTATAATAgaactgtaatatatatataacacaaaagaTTGAACATGATTGTGAAAAAAACTGATGGCACCAGTACCAAACACAATAGACTTAAATTAATACCAACTACCAATTGGCTGGCGAACAATAAAAGAATCCCAAAACTGCCAAAGCATCATCAATGCTCTTCCACAACCTTACAAAACAGTTTCACACGCCCATTCAAAACTTTAATACTCACCGACATCCTATTCACTTTCAGTAACTCATAACAAAATTACAAGTTTGTGTGTTGAAATATTTACCACCAACACACATGGAATTATTAATGTGATCTTAACGTTAATATCAAAAGTTAGCCACTCCAAAGGCTTCCATTTATGACCTCAATATGTTTCTTTCATTAATCATTCCATAATTACTTAATCAGATTTCATTTAAGATGTTGGTAACTTTAACTGTCGTTTACTTCAAAGTTAGAAATTCATAAATACGTAATTCCTGATTATCCTCAATATTTCCTGAAAATATTCCAATACGATAATACCTTTTCTGCCAGTCAATTGATTTcatcataaaaataaatcataacatgACAGCTTATTAAGATTGTCATATGAACGCTATTAAACTGATGTAATTGGACCTTGATGGAGCCGCACACAGAGTCAACTACCGACTAGAAATCAGCTTTGTCAAAGAACAAGTTCATCAAAACAGGTACATCTGGACAGACATACATCACAGATACACGCAATGCAGTTTGTATAGACATTTCTTGTGTCCCGGAACtctatggtatatatatatagacattctGGTGTCCCAGATatctaggtatatatatatatatatatgatataagacATTCTGGTGTCCGGATatctatggtatatatatacgaaCAATGTGGGTTCCGATATctaatggtataatatatatatatcattatggcTTTATGATGGTTCATTTACCGGTACGTATCAACCATTTACAGACGTTTAACCCACAATCAAACACAGGACTACAAAATAATACTTGTCATTATTATTGCGAGTGGAATCAGTTTGCCATAAATGTGTCTCAACGCTGTTAATAAAGCAGAGGAAAAACTTAGCTTCTACCTAACACAATCTACTGTTAAAGTAAAGCCGGCTCAACGCTTTCGTCTTCCATTATAATATCCAATAACTGACATTTTCAGGACGTATAAAGATCACCACACTGTGGTGTATACATTGGCACCAGTCAGTTTTTGGACTATACAGATCAATAACTGAAGATCATCAATATTAGAAACATAAGCTATAGTTTTGTCTCCATGACTCGCCTATGTCGCTCACGTCCTCCTTGTCGCACATTTTCCATAGAATCCTCACTGGAGGATCTAGAACACCTattcacattttcttttttgGCAGTGAAGAAGTCTTGATAACTGCCCTCAGACACTGGACTAATGGGCGTCACTGAATTCTCATCAATCGACATGAATGACTCCGTCGAGCTGATTGAAGACACATAATCACGTAAGTCATGGTTAGATCCCAGCAAGCCATTGTTCCAGCTGTTGACGGAGACATTACATGCATCCCCACTGCCCCCGAGTTCACACCTGTGTTCTACTCCCCCACTGCCCCCGAGTTCACACCTGTGTTCTACTCCCCCACTGCCCCCGAGTTCACACCTGTGTTCTACTCTATCTCCGGAGCCACTTCCATAGAATGGAGAATCTGTACTAGACTGTTCATTTGTGTATAGCTTTCTCTTGGGTCTGTGTAGACTGGATCTGTTAGTTCCAGTGAAATCATTATTAGTATCTACATTATCATCACAGATCTCCGACTGAGAGGCTAGCCCTTTCTCAATACTACCTGCCAACTCAGTCTGGAGTCGGTATGCAAGAGCTTCTGGAAATACTGTACTCTTTGACCTTGATCTCTGACTAAATGTGAACTTAGAAGGAGCCATGGAGTGTCGGCGTGAAGCAGAGCCATGAATGGACTCCTGATGAAGTCTCTCTGCTGCTTTCCTCAACAATACTGGAGATGAAGGCAGTGACTGGCTCTGTGGGCCCGATTTGTTTCTTTGGCGACCGGAGTACGGATCAGGTGTACAAGGGCTACATGGAGGGGTGAATGCATTAGAAGGAGACGGCAATTCAAAACCAAAAGACTGCTTTCCTTTGGGAGTTCCAAGAATTTTCCTTTCCAGGAACTGATGAAACCCAACAAATGGATTGGAAAGAGCAGGTGAGTAGAACTGGTCGTCTTTACTCATGGCTTCTCCAAGTACCACCTGAGGTGTAAGAGAGGTGAGGAAGTCCC
This genomic window from Pecten maximus unplaced genomic scaffold, xPecMax1.1, whole genome shotgun sequence contains:
- the LOC117318362 gene encoding uncharacterized protein LOC117318362 — its product is HEIEGVNEVRADKNLEGFLDMKIKLALDICYCLYVSLCLLQNVLLCGDEENLSAVVADFGLAAKIPDPLDKDNCLPIVGSPYWIAPEVLQNKWYNEKADIFSFGIILCEIIARIDADPEILPRTQNFGLDYVAFSGLIDYCPLDFLRLAFTCCHVDPLRRPVFAEIVISIEQILRNLEDDCIKENRNGGFKRPGHKRSLSEDNILQLSGEEVIDPGDFLTSLTPQVVLGEAMSKDDQFYSPALSNPFVGFHQFLERKILGTPKGKQSFGFELPSPSNAFTPPCSPCTPDPYSGRQRNKSGPQSQSLPSSPVLLRKAAERLHQESIHGSASRRHSMAPSKFTFSQRSRSKSTVFPEALAYRLQTELAGSIEKGLASQSEICDDNVDTNNDFTGTNRSSLHRPKRKLYTNEQSSTDSPFYGSGSGDRVEHRCELGGSGGVEHRCELGGSGGVEHRCELGGSGDACNVSVNSWNNGLLGSNHDLRDYVSSISSTESFMSIDENSVTPISPVSEGSYQDFFTAKKENVNRCSRSSSEDSMENVRQGGRERHRRVMETKL